A segment of the Dermacentor andersoni chromosome 5, qqDerAnde1_hic_scaffold, whole genome shotgun sequence genome:
GTTACCCATCTAAACAACTCAGTCCACCGCCCCTCTCTCTGTTTGTGATGTTATTATTTTATCTCTTTGTTCCAGCACACCAAACTAATCAGACGTAACTTAAATGGATTCTCTACGACACAATCTAACATCAGAGAGACGCAAGCAGCCTCGTTCGATGAAAATGCTCGACAAACATATTCGCTGCGAACAGGAAACGCTGAAAGTAGCTAATAAAACACGAAAGACATAAATGCGAAGTGACGTGGTATTGGAACGCAACAAAGAGATGCTGCAGTGTACGTGTAAGATTGAATACTCCAATACTCCTTTGCCTGAAAATAATGCAAGCATCGCATGCAGGATGCGCTGTTTCGACGGGTACTTAAGAAAAATATATCGACGCAGTCCCTGAAAGTACACTGAAAGAATGAAATGAGAAGTACAAATATGTCAAAGTGAAACTTGAGATCGGCAGGAAATGAAGGAGCAAATAAGATGGATGCCTAAAAGCTGCGGGTGTAAAATTGAGCTGTGCGCTGCAAAAACGTAGGCTTCGTATGAATACTTGATTTCACCCGAATTTGGCTGAAGCTTTACTAGCTACTAAACCTTCCTTTTTGTGTGCATGTCACGCTTAGTACTTCTGAAGAACAATCAGAGACTATACCCTCAAAATATGTGTACACGAGGTAAAAAAGAGTTTGATTCATTACTTCGCTCCGGCGCCATCGTTCCCGCTCTTTACCGTCCGCTAGGAAAATACGTTAGCAGCAATTTACTTTCGACGGCTTTTTATAATGTTTGCTTCTTCCATATACGATTGCATAGTTAGGCAAAATATGTTTTGCAGTGCCTTTCCCCCTTAAGGACCAGATGCATGCTTTCCACGAGCGGAGGTCAGGCACTATGCatcaaacatatatatatatatataattttaatATACGTGTGCAAGATATATCTCAAAGCTCCTTCTGAAATTGCATTAATTTTGACCCTGACGCATTGGCGCCGACTacgggtgggggggtgggggggaagggGCTCGAGATTTTCGGGAGGTGGGAGGAGCAGACCCTCTCCCCTATACGATGCCTCCCCCGCCTCTATAAAGTCTGATTGACTGAGCTCTTTTACCCACATAAATTGAGGTTTCTTTTAAGTTGCttctaccttttcacttaaaatctTATTGTGGCTACAAGCTTACTGCATCAATGTTGGTGCGGACGTGCATggttttaattcatactttcaatTTAGTTTCCGCATCCAGACAACCGGAGGAGAagtgcattagaagcaccagcggcggctacctcatTCGAATTTTTTAACTTCAACATGTCTTTTTACATTTTCACTGTGAACGCCATGCACAAATGTCATCTATTTAAATATATACGCAGGACAAAGTTctctatatttttttaaagagaaggacgTCGCCTCCTGACAATTCTAATGGTATCGATAGCATATGCCTAGAGAATGGATATGTTGccgtatgttcacctcgcttcaaattgcttcaCGTGCTTTCTTTACCCTGGAAAAAAACCCGTAGACATCAGTGAACCCTTCTGCAGAGTACTTTATCAACGGTGTATGAAATGCAAGCGAATGATATGTCTCAGCATTGCTTCTTTGTCCAGTAGACAATGCTAACGGCTCATAAAAAAaagctcttctaataatttacaacatttattagggatggaatcATCggcacttgcatgcagaggtcgtAACTCTATAGTGCGTCAGGAAATCCATGGTGCAATTTCGGCCGGACATAGGAAATCAACCAAACCAGATTGAAATGTGAAATATctaggaaataaaagaaaaactctCCAAATTTCCGTAGTACGATGTGCAAGGTTGTGTGCACACAGGTGATGACGCAGTACCATGAACTGGCCAGGAGCGGATCAGCCCACGTGTGTTGAGATGTGGACGGCACAGAGGAAAGTTCAGTGTGTTCTGTGGCTTGCTAAATTTGAATCAGTCATCAAGGTGGAACGTGAATATCGTCGCTTGCACAACGAAGCGCTACCACATATGGCGAAGATTTCACACTTCTATCTTGTTTTTTTGATTTCCTATGACCGGTAAGAAGTGCACCATGACTTTACGGACTCAAGTACATATGTACAATTCACTAAGTAACCGAAATGAgcccaagccggattcactcaaaatcaAAATCAATGttagtcatgcgcagcagcgctttgctggtactcgcagtaaaaaaaaatataagagggagaaagagagaaaagccgcagtttcgccggaaaggcgaagcaatatttgtgatagcgaagtataagacAATTATGCAAAAGAAAATTCGTACCGTATAcatccgtgtaagggccgcacccccaacttttCATCCTATATTAAAACGAAATCCAACTTAGAAGCAATCACGTTCGGTGCGTTGACTCCGATGACGCTCAACAGGGAATTTTAACGCGCAGTGTACTTTCGGGCGTCTTTACAAGACGGCAAAGAGAGGAGGCGATCGCGGAGATTTAGGGCGTATTTCATCCACATAGCTTGATAAATTAGGTCAAATAGCCCTGTCCCAGGTAAAGCTCATCAAAATTGTGACAAGAAAGTGCGGCCCTTAGACGAGTTTAAACGTTATACCGGCCATATAAATTGTactaaacattcacttactaattaaaATAGCAAGCATAGTGTAATGCACGGACCATGTAGACGTGTAACTATTTCACTGGATGACtacgagcactcgctgtcacaatgcgGGCATTATGAAGAACGGCCTCAGCTGGAGCGAATGGTTCGTACAGCGCGATACTCACCGCGACTCTGCAAAttagattcatcatcatcatctgcctctTTTTATGTTCACTACACTACGATGTCTGTCAGCGATCTACATTTACCACTCTCTCTAAACTTAGACTACGCTATCTGCAACACCAGGCGCGCGGTAGACCAGCCCGGGAATAAAGACAGCGCACATGATGTTAGCAACCATCCCTGCTCGCCCTCGATCATTGCACCCACTAACGATTACCGACGATTAGATGCGGCACGCAGGCCGCGTAAGCGCTAGCCCCGCAGAGTCATTCGCAGCTACGAAAGGAATAGAGAAGATGCGCACTCTCCTTCCAAAGCGTGCAtgtgatcacgtgacctccaactaACTCGAATATTGAGGGTCTGGAACGATAATTCTCATCGAGCCGTCATCCTTTTAGGCTCACTGGTAAGCGCTTTTACTCGCGCCCACGATGTATGGGTCGCTCAATCATATGGCTTTTGGACTTCATCAAGGCGACGACAAGAAATAAAACGAGAAATAGAAAACATGCGTCGAGCTCTCTTTTACCGAGGCTGTGGACGTCGCATTGTGCACCGCCTAAAAACACAGCATGAGCGCCAGCAACAAATCAAACAGTGGGCACTTAGCTTATCGGTACTTCGCCAGAACGAGTCTGACGCTGAGAAGGAAGCGTATTTTCCATCGTATGAGCACCCGCGGAAACCTAACACTAGGCGCGCGGGGAGATGGCGCGTGCGAAGGGACCAGCCATGTGGGATTGCAAGCTTGAACCCGGCGCAGATTAACTCCAAAATAAAGCGCGCCACCCACGCACGTAGTACTCTTCAGGCATACGGACAGCCAAGCGCAGTCACTACGAACCAGGAGAAAACGCGCTTAACTGTCTGATTCGGAGTGACTGATTCAGAAAATGGCTCACTCTCGAATTAATGGAGAGGTACACCCTCAAGGGCATTGCGCGGTGGCAAGTCTTGATAGAAGAAAGAAGTTGAGGGCCAGCCCGTAGCTCCAACCCGTTCTGTACCAAAGCGCCAGTTTTACGAAAAGTGCTTCTTCTACAGTAAGGCATAAATGAGGTATTCGGTTGGCAAACGTTATCAGGCCCTAATACGAGGCGACGAGGCAGTTAGGGAAGTTTCAGGGAAGTGAGGCAAGCCCCAAGCAAATCACCAGTCTTAAAAAAACAACGCAAGGTTATACGAATGAACGCAAATGGGGGGTTATGTGCCCACATAACAGCGCAAGCAAGGTGAGGCTCTTTGGTTACGCAAAGACGTTTGGTTGCGCTATTTTATAAAACTCCCTAGTCAATGCTGTGCGTTTTCCTTATTAATGTTCAGTCGTCATATGCTCTTGTGTCTTTTCGTGCTTTTGAGATGTCCCTgcgtgttattattttttttaatgtatctTTCATATGCTTGTTTATGTCTACGCCAGATAATTTACTACCCTATGATAATTTATTCCACCGCCGGCAAATAAATTAAGCCAATGGCATAAGGCATGTTTTTACGAGTAAATAAACTATTTCGTTTTATTGctgtgtacactctaaaaactaagggagtgccgggcactctctttgagggagtagctgcttgtcccatatttcactctcttttcgagagtagatcgaccctctttgacagagagtaggtcaactcctcctgacagagttttgttactccaccgcaagggattgctagtactcttccgcagagtgataatactcttcccacagggagtgctagtactcttccgcagagtgctaatactctccccgcagggttaatagtacaccgccagaccgagtacttctactcccccaaacagagtgcttgtactccttcagaacagagtgctagtactcttcccaataccctcttagccaagtcctgatcacgcatgcaggcaggaaatcagatcaaattagggccgctgatatagtgttccctaggcggctcctcagagacactggcccgattccaagcggccttcagaataggcgtgagcaaagttatgcaggattttaaagtaattttttcctggctatttgctgcctaccgtgaggcgtgactgctctgaagcggccgatgcgtatgcgtcacgaacgccactaaggagaaaaaaaaaagcgatttcaCACtaaatctgcaaatatcttcgcaaatttcacaatcaggagtcacacaatttaattagaatacaattgtcaagggaatcacatacttatcaagaatcacaatgctctatacatcatgtgaattcgaacccgcgtacactcgcatttgtacaattcaaaacacacaacataaccattacaccacagcgccgccacgcccagtcgtgttcttttagagcttatatatataccaaacgtatgtgatgaatcggctgtggtgggtggggtttctctgcagtgtgctgtgctgttgtgtactggaatacgtgtgcgtttgcatcatttccattccttgctacgactaacgaaggaagacaacgtagacgacaacgtgagaactattcacggcttgtcgtcaccgcaggaaaataacaaatgtgccgttcagctcatgatcgagtgcttctccagtccatgttctccaaaatacgcggatacaaagtattgcgccaaccatccacgtatgtgaatttaattcgcgcgtatactggtgagcaactgcgacgccagtaccaggcatttcgacgtgcctcacgctgccgtgtagacgttcttttcaagtgcattagtttagagtttggttcagtccgctgtgagctgttgtcctgcattagcagcggatcgttagcgttttgaagcgcatgcattccagcatttggagactgcttatgccgatagccgcgtcaaatgcattggcacgcatgtttaaatgactaatgtgtccacttgttacgcgtgcactgctcgtatcctgtggcagtgctcattctaaaagcttcgaagaccatctacactcatgcgtgtgttcaatttatatatgcacaggatggacttgccggctaattggttgagcattttagaagaaacagcgcaacacaaggacgacgcaaaaacatgccacaccacgaagcgctggtgtggttgatgctttttttcgtccttgtgtttgcgctgtttcttcttccacgatacacgcacaccacaggtacgcgaaaatttaggagcataagtggttaactctgttttccccgttttctctcagtgtcaatggcacagtgcgttgcccggaattgtgcacgcttacccccatatgcagaaatgcatcataacttgaagcccatgcttgacttgatctaaacgacgcaagtcgtgaacgcaccaaaagaaaggcagtgagcgtcttgggggacgttcgcaccaggcgtcgtttatatcaagtcaagcatgagctttgtattaagatacatttctgaatacgggggctagacatctgcttcttccagaaaatgtagaaaaaacgcccgccaaaaccaggcacattcgtaaacttaactaggcaatacgaagctccatagaaaaaaagaagagtggtattaaaagctttcagtatttttctttactccaaaatagttgcgctctcgtggcttcactgtacagagatagtgcagcgttagctagaaagcatcaatttcctaactccatgccaaaataagcttgtaaaattatttaggtgctagaatccagggtttgtagcgatccttgaaaatcttttatttctaaaatgccattttcaaggcattgaaaacccttgaatttttagaagtactggaaagtccttaaacttgtacacttggctagacttagcagacttggctagacttagcagacattgccaagcgcttttttttccttctgtgacactctttcgcatgtcacagaaaattgtctctggaggtaatagaaggaaagcgacatccttaaagttgaaattacaaaggagctgcagataccagttttatgcacatggaaccggcgacaaatgtgcttggaggagcagaagcaggaagctcaacagttgaggcattcgaagagaagccgtgaagagtaaattgagagcgacagacacaataaaaagaaattagaaatgactattgcttatttgatggtgaaaaaagctgaggcaacagatgacatcacatacactgtcaaaccaaacagtattcaaaaactgcaaatgttgcaggtccaagtagttaattgtgctattgcagaaaaactttgagcgctttcttgaaatgcttccttgtgtgcgtttagtggtgggcggtgaaaggcaaattagcagtctttcaaatgcttgaaatcactgaaatgcgatttttgtttccttttgtttgcattaaagttaacggtgttcttgaacaagttattgcctgtccaaactactacacacattgcacgaggtccttgaagttactgtgtcggggcctcgaaagtccttgaaaaccattgaatttttttcttcaatattgctacgaacccagtagaacaacagtcatggagtaaaaaccttggctgaacaggggcttatacgcagagcacaggaagactagaaatgcagtagtaggcatggagggccctgaaaaaaatgtgccacatccgctcgtctgccttatgtttctgcactgactgtcgcatttttaatagaagtgcactttctgttctactccaataaacgcaacattacgaactccagtgtggggcagtccttcagccagtgcagaactttttctgtgcatccgagtcagctctgtcatttttccagcattgtagtagaagatttgttaaactggtttagcagaatatgagcagtatactcttaaattagctgtttatttgtatgcacaaatgcaggtcctcagtttggttgcatgacaaattgccatacctcaatagatacaagaaacaattttattacagtttaatgaaatccaaacagtaataatcacaacaatataatgacatacatttcttttggtacgtatacagcccatgtcttggcagtgtataaattcaactatacaccgcaagtactgtgtcctgaccactattattcacaggtgtaaaaccatcacagcaattcaacaaatatcacagtaattagtgacatacaccttgtaactgctttacatgagcataatgtatacaaatggtccctgtgtacctacacatgactagtgccacacgagtactattactcacaggtgtaaaaccaacaaagcagttctttaaaaaatatcacagcgcttagtgacgtacatgctctaactcccttgtagaaacttaatacaaacacgtgaggacacagaaagctagcagtgggcatacatgggaataccaccgcctcaatactaattcacaagtgtaaaaccaaccaagcagttctttaaagaatatcacaatgcttagtgacatacattttctaactagcttatataagctttatacaaacatgagaacatacacaaagctagcggtgcacccgcatagaagtgcggccatctgaacacgattatttgcaagtgtaagctcaacagaacagttcgttatagtgccgcacattttgtaactgccttatacaagcttaatgcaagcacaagaatgcagaaaaatataaattaaaaacttgctctatgcatacacaaacagatcaacacaaatggtaaacaccgctttgaagacaaatgtgactgtggcaaagcgcagtgctgtgccggttgaaattgccacccacaaaagtattgagcaatgcttaaaccacaggcaataaagtgctgaaagactgcgtctctaacgtaactattttatttcaaatttcttgaatatagggctcgcttgcagataaggcatctgatccaactgacctgattttacacctgctacatgcatagaatgcactcagatataactggtaataataattataaaaggcatttaaaaacttgaatagtatgatgaagatgcatgactagaaaagttctgtccccctcgtacttgttaaaaaggtgtaagtacgacacatgttctttttttcctcaatttttgcattaatggacagccgggaacctcgaaccgacacaaaaaaaaatatactgctatgttaatagtgttatgaataattttttgtgaaagcttttttacagacaagttgcagtctcgtttctggaggttgagctgtatcttgcaaaataacttgaaaagtggtcacatgggagcatgacactatatcataatgttagtttcagttgactctcttgccctacaagtcgctgctcactgtggtcagtgatgcaacagcagtgtctgtgtgattttcatcacacttctgtcctatgccattcttaccagagttggcggcacatagatacccaaatttcgatagtgttgctttctcaggtggttgcttttgatttgctcaatatcagttggcacttcagctgcatcaaacttcttttttacctcttcaacaacaacatcaacaacaatcttatgacacctgtgttgtcctagtttcctacaaagaccagttaatctaacaacaacactgacagtctctactatcttctaatggagaagatgtgtgtcccaccatgtgttcaacattgttgtggctatgtgggctggctggggaggcaacaactgtaatatgttttcatatgttaaagtgatgcttgtactgtgttataacacttaacttagtcttgcacttgctgcacaataacactggctcacagtcgtggtgaaaagcttttgtatgttgagcaaatgagttgtatccactacaaaaaaagtcagtgatagcacacatgttgctctaccaggcctggtgtggttccttctgacactgctgctgacgcgctgctgcttgcctcgtacactgttgcagctgcagtagacgtggcagtctctgtatctattgctgccgtgtcatctgtcatggtaacttccaagtggtaccaggctcacttctgcaacagagatgttgtttgccccttgagggctctcatgatcagggccaataatttcgtaggcattgtctcctgcatcgaagaaccaataagaacagcatgaattaataaacatagctctaaaaagtacggacatcaagacttgaataatgaataatacttgcaggaggagttacacaattgtttgtgtatattacagtaaagcctcatcagaagatattcaagaggcacgggaaacatgtctctcgaaaccaaaaattttgagacactgaggagccagactagatcactttattatgcatcatcactaaagtatgttttgatatatctgaaggaataaatactcagggtggcttaaagggctcctaaaccacttctcgacattttttgaacatttcaagtaaacacgcgtatcgaaatcagaatgcagtcacgatcgacgaagccaaatgccagagtgcatAGCACTGCCGGaacaccacaatatgaagaaaatgaccccgtgcgcctctctggacctatcctgcaccccccagtttgtcctgacgtcaccaggctgtctctgatgatgtcaccagtttccggtgctgtcgattggtcgaacgaaaatgtacgactgccggcaaggcctgcaagcaaatacacacactcctccttcctcgtcgcgttgcgcgcgatgccattgtgggcagccaatgggggcaaagaagagaaacgccaacagaagggtctccctatgaggctcttcaacgcgagtcaccatacagttccgttgtattagcgccacccctcgcaggacgacgggccagcgcggcagcaacagagctcgttgctgttggcctgtcccgtaacatttggaggtgtactaggcaaggaaaagacgatactgtccatatggcgtgtaccagataaAAGagcaaaatgagtggggactacttttcgataatcaaacacacgtagctccactattactgcaccatttcgaaaaattcttgtggctacctgttcattgccttattgtgtagaactgcaacaccgcaactaaatttcaacctcggtggtttaggggccctttaaagaagacattcacagctttttagtgactgtagattgtgttagcttccttcccaacttctggaatttaaacacttcactttgcaagccttgttgctcgcagtacctttgaggtgctcttagacgctcgtcagcttcaactgccgacactttctgccctgcactgtcctcgttgccctccttttctggttcatgctaaaagagacatgcgcaattgacttgtgtaaggattgcgtgatctttacgcccttcggagcacacaaggtgcacaaagtgaatgtgtgtgggttgtgtcccttcgaagtagtgaatacttaaaaagtcatccttagtaacaaaggtgtctcttgtatacagtattgttaacgtggcaaacataggaaaaccaaccaaaccattttcagatgtctcttacaaccaagtgcatgttgtaatgagattctactgtactgaacaTTTTTcagctatggatcatctgcatgtacatatagtcacaaagacatgttgtgtggaatggcgaatcgggaaacagttcgtactcttactttgtGTCCCTAagataagcagctgataacaatatcataaaaaagcaggcaatgaggctagaatggaacataatccttcagctctaaacagttttttgggcccacatcattccctcatatgacataaggaaacaacttgattgcagtaatggctgcatgtgatctgagttgattgaaacaaactatacgtaaggttgtcctgtatgtaattttatcagagtgctttttagatgtcctgctggtgatcctggctgcgcgatgcttctcatgctttttggcacgattcctttttttccactccacttttttttcagattttctcccctttcccttcccccttgtgtaaaatagcacacttgaagtatcaaatctgttgaactaacgtgtgtatcaaacctgttaacatgtgtgcttctctgtggtctgtgttgtatttttgcgctgcacaattcaattcaagatgaaagatggaacgtccctgcctttagtttaattgtgtgtgtttgtgtgtgtatatgtctctctcatgttttgaaatatatgtacattcaggagtgcctgcatgcccttctctcctgctcctgtgacgaaaaggagagcgtgattatgtaccatagtaaaaaattcaaaggttttcgctgtgcccattacatcccttatcatatggatctgtcacaatacagagtagcagtggtccataatactagcccatcccaacataattataaattaacacataccgacatgctgcgaaacagctgttgcaaagccgctggtgaaggcaatttccgcagcactgcagtggtacagccgagttccacctgtatagtgacaaatccatatccGTGTTAttaactcagtagttgctgatggtttcataagctttacactacacaataaagtaatctagacaactttgttggaacaaatgcacataattaggacaccacttaaacactaacacgattaattgcccccaatctctcactcactaagggataatattactgaaacattggtggagagctcagattaacacagcccataaaggacaagcgttctttgaggaaaacagctataacagcggttagttttcttgatcattttatgtggtagctttgatttaaatgtcatgcagtactataaaatacgaagtgccgcatttctagcagcagaaggcgtcgtcaggctcatggtacaacagatttttgcactgtttgtcagtgagccgacacatacaaagaaaaccgaattcatacatacatatacagtgtcaagttcacttcttctgaaaacgcagccaccagttccaatggtgctgaaaggaaaggttatataaagtgcgagactgcatggaactgcc
Coding sequences within it:
- the LOC129385053 gene encoding uncharacterized protein; this encodes MPKNQNTLACYLDKKTRTTQDVHFSAPSQLPKVTQTQATSGTRLYHCSAAEIAFTSGFATAVSQHVGDNAYEIIGPDHESPQGANNISVAEVSLVPLGSYHDR